The following coding sequences lie in one Mucilaginibacter sp. KACC 22773 genomic window:
- a CDS encoding porin family protein yields the protein MKKLLLMLVVLVAVSTKGFSQTTPENQSFGQKLMKKLEFGITAGGNYSNFTGATFATDPLPGFHAGLTVAYKFTDNFMVQEEFLYSLQGAKVKAGILGTQDIKLSYASVPILFKYRTDGGFFVEAGPQASFKVKEDLGGITDSKFAKKVDFGMAGGLGYQSKIGLGIGARYVYGMQKVQETPSPVLGDFKNNSIQASVFYVF from the coding sequence ATGAAAAAGCTATTATTAATGCTTGTTGTTTTGGTTGCAGTATCAACCAAAGGTTTTAGTCAGACAACTCCCGAGAATCAAAGTTTCGGTCAAAAACTAATGAAGAAGTTGGAATTCGGTATTACCGCCGGGGGGAACTATAGTAATTTTACCGGCGCCACTTTTGCCACAGACCCGCTCCCTGGCTTCCACGCCGGGCTTACTGTTGCTTATAAATTCACTGACAACTTTATGGTGCAGGAGGAATTTTTATACTCGCTGCAAGGTGCCAAAGTTAAGGCAGGCATACTGGGGACGCAGGATATAAAACTTTCCTATGCATCTGTTCCAATCCTTTTTAAATACCGTACCGATGGTGGTTTCTTTGTTGAGGCCGGCCCTCAGGCAAGCTTCAAGGTAAAAGAAGATCTTGGCGGTATAACCGACTCTAAATTTGCTAAAAAGGTTGATTTTGGTATGGCGGGTGGCCTTGGTTATCAATCTAAAATTGGTTTGGGCATTGGTGCAAGGTATGTTTATGGTATGCAAAAAGTTCAGGAAACACCGTCTCCCGTTTTGGGCGACTTTAAGAATAACAGTATTCAGGCCAGTGTTTTCTACGTTTTTTAA
- a CDS encoding glycoside hydrolase family 88 protein, whose amino-acid sequence MLSAIDQAKSSGNAGVTPRSLTANGDLALVPSKDWCSGFFPGELWFLYQYSGQEKWLKLAKTFTAFIEDQKTNGGTHDMGFKIYTSVGSGYRLTKDPHYRDVIIEGAKTLSTRFNPKVGCIKSWDNRIWKFPVIIDNMMNLELLFEATKLSGDSSFYKIAVTHANTTMKNHFRANYSSYHVVSYDPETGEVLKKQTHQGYADESAWSRGQSWALYGYTMCYRETKDKAYLRQAENVAKFILDNPVLPRDLVPYWDYNAPNIPNEQRDVSAAAVMASALYELSTYSTNGKLYRGKADLIVKNLTDRYTAGPGTSKGFILLHSTGSRPANTEVDVPLSYADYYYLEALLRQKHLADKKPVVD is encoded by the coding sequence ATGCTATCCGCAATTGATCAGGCCAAAAGTTCCGGAAATGCCGGGGTAACACCACGTTCGTTAACGGCTAATGGCGATTTAGCATTGGTGCCTTCTAAAGATTGGTGCAGCGGTTTTTTTCCTGGCGAGCTTTGGTTCCTGTATCAATATTCAGGTCAGGAGAAATGGTTAAAACTGGCCAAAACATTTACCGCGTTTATTGAAGACCAAAAAACTAACGGAGGTACCCATGATATGGGTTTTAAAATTTATACCAGCGTGGGTAGCGGTTACCGCCTCACCAAAGATCCGCACTACCGGGATGTAATTATCGAAGGCGCAAAAACGCTTTCAACCCGGTTTAATCCAAAAGTGGGCTGTATTAAATCATGGGATAACAGGATATGGAAGTTTCCGGTTATTATTGATAACATGATGAACCTGGAGTTGCTTTTTGAAGCCACAAAGCTTTCGGGCGATTCATCGTTTTATAAAATTGCTGTCACTCATGCCAATACCACAATGAAAAATCATTTCAGGGCAAACTACAGTTCCTATCATGTAGTAAGTTATGATCCCGAAACCGGCGAAGTGCTTAAAAAACAAACCCACCAGGGCTATGCCGATGAATCGGCATGGTCACGCGGGCAAAGCTGGGCCCTGTACGGTTATACCATGTGTTACCGCGAAACCAAGGATAAAGCTTACCTGCGCCAGGCAGAAAATGTTGCCAAATTTATTTTAGATAATCCTGTTTTGCCACGGGATCTTGTGCCCTATTGGGACTACAATGCCCCTAACATACCAAATGAACAGCGCGATGTGTCGGCTGCCGCAGTAATGGCTTCAGCATTATATGAGCTAAGTACTTATAGTACCAATGGGAAATTGTACCGGGGGAAAGCCGATTTAATAGTTAAAAACTTAACCGATCGTTACACAGCAGGGCCCGGTACAAGCAAAGGTTTTATTTTGCTGCACAGCACAGGATCAAGGCCAGCTAATACCGAAGTAGATGTGCCCTTAAGCTACGCCGATTATTATTATCTGGAAGCCCTGTTAAGGCAAAAGCACCTGGCCGACAAAAAACCGGTGGTAGATTGA
- a CDS encoding alpha-L-fucosidase has product MMIRKFAIAVYFLATILNTSLAFAQDKGDEDKTMANEARDRDKKAIDNAVNGWWTASMKTHDSRVSWWRDARFGMFIHWGIYSLPGGEWKGKRIDGYAEHLMRKQKIHRAEYLELAHQFNPVKFDADKWVKIARRAGMRYLIITAKHHDGFAMYNSKVSDYNVVKQTVWKHDPMADLAAACKKYGLKFGFYYSHAFDWEHPDAPGNDWDYKNPGGDLNLYGGRDWYDLHPELLPKAVKYVDEKAIPQIKELLTTYHPDILWFDTPQKLPLSENIRILQAIRETDPNVVVNGRLARAGNNLNMGDYKNTSDRPAEFFPVDGDWEAIPTTNESYGYSKFDKSHKPVGFFIQLLAEAASRGGNLLMNIGPTGDGEYAPEDVAILNGIAGWMDKNSESIYKTTKTPLPFQSWGVSTRKGNLLFLHVFKWPTDGKIMVGGLKSDINKAYLLTDLSKKELPFQRINPLDISITIPSKAPDTINTVIVLATKGNIETDTVRLLSGGDGTNRLLAFDAELTGKGFGFGDGKAGKYYLDGWSKLDQSIKWNFRLLKPVTYKITIKYLADASDAGTFECTVDSLVKKGEALSSEKDEIKSSSLGEMTLPVGVHTLQIIPTTITKNNLMKILEIQLTPLNN; this is encoded by the coding sequence ATGATGATCAGAAAATTTGCGATAGCCGTATACTTTCTTGCCACAATATTAAATACAAGCCTTGCCTTTGCCCAGGATAAAGGCGATGAGGATAAAACGATGGCAAATGAGGCCAGGGATCGCGACAAAAAAGCCATTGACAATGCTGTAAATGGTTGGTGGACGGCAAGCATGAAAACTCATGATAGCAGGGTAAGCTGGTGGCGCGATGCCCGGTTTGGTATGTTCATTCACTGGGGCATTTATTCATTACCCGGCGGTGAATGGAAAGGTAAACGCATAGATGGTTATGCCGAGCACCTGATGCGTAAACAAAAGATTCACCGCGCCGAATATCTTGAATTGGCCCATCAATTTAACCCGGTAAAGTTTGATGCTGATAAATGGGTTAAAATAGCCAGGCGGGCCGGTATGCGCTATTTAATTATCACCGCTAAACATCACGACGGCTTCGCGATGTACAACTCCAAAGTGTCTGACTATAATGTTGTAAAACAAACGGTCTGGAAACACGACCCCATGGCCGACCTTGCCGCTGCATGTAAAAAATACGGACTGAAGTTTGGCTTTTATTATTCGCATGCCTTTGATTGGGAACATCCTGATGCACCGGGCAATGATTGGGATTATAAAAATCCCGGCGGCGACCTGAATCTGTATGGCGGGCGCGACTGGTATGATCTTCATCCCGAATTGTTACCTAAGGCTGTAAAGTATGTTGATGAAAAAGCAATTCCGCAAATTAAGGAACTGCTAACCACTTATCACCCGGATATCCTATGGTTTGATACGCCGCAAAAGCTCCCACTGTCCGAAAATATCCGCATCCTGCAAGCCATCCGCGAAACCGACCCAAATGTTGTGGTGAATGGCAGGCTGGCGCGGGCCGGCAATAACTTAAATATGGGCGATTACAAAAATACTTCCGACCGCCCTGCCGAATTCTTTCCCGTTGACGGCGATTGGGAAGCTATCCCCACTACAAATGAATCATACGGTTACTCAAAATTTGATAAAAGCCACAAGCCCGTTGGCTTTTTTATACAGCTGCTGGCCGAAGCTGCTTCGCGTGGTGGTAATTTACTAATGAATATTGGCCCTACGGGCGATGGGGAGTACGCGCCGGAGGATGTAGCTATTTTAAACGGCATAGCCGGATGGATGGATAAAAATTCAGAAAGTATATATAAAACCACCAAAACACCTTTGCCTTTTCAAAGCTGGGGTGTATCTACCCGTAAAGGGAATCTTTTATTCCTGCATGTATTTAAATGGCCAACGGATGGTAAAATCATGGTAGGCGGTTTAAAAAGCGATATTAATAAGGCCTATTTGTTAACCGATCTATCAAAAAAAGAATTACCGTTTCAACGTATCAATCCGCTGGATATAAGCATAACCATTCCATCAAAAGCTCCCGATACCATAAATACTGTTATTGTGCTGGCCACAAAGGGCAATATTGAAACAGACACTGTACGATTATTGTCGGGTGGTGATGGCACAAACCGTTTGCTGGCTTTTGACGCTGAACTAACAGGTAAAGGTTTTGGTTTTGGCGATGGTAAAGCGGGTAAATATTATCTGGATGGCTGGAGTAAATTGGATCAGTCAATTAAATGGAATTTCAGGCTTTTAAAACCCGTCACGTATAAAATTACGATAAAATACCTGGCTGATGCCAGCGATGCGGGCACGTTTGAATGCACGGTAGACAGCCTTGTTAAAAAGGGCGAGGCTTTATCGTCTGAAAAAGATGAAATTAAAAGTTCATCTCTGGGAGAGATGACCCTGCCTGTCGGCGTGCATACACTACAGATCATCCCAACTACAATAACCAAAAACAATCTGATGAAAATTTTAGAGATCCAATTAACGCCTCTTAATAACTAA
- a CDS encoding AraC family transcriptional regulator, which yields METHFYSFFKQQKNSLSITEANRYHALNDFHYHVETELIYIIEGEGTLLLGDKLIRVSGDTLILIGKNTPHMFKFDTFTYQDDLMQRGKIPLQVQLLTLHFDPNIWGDAFMKLPENETMARLFVEAVKGLHIEGEEKRNVIELMSKLVNAPVYEHFSILINLFNRIAIGNEHQFLTETPDADTFNKTDEKRLSKIYIYTLNNFTRTIKLKDVADIVYMCPNAFCRYFKLRTNKSYFEFLIEIRIDYACRLLREKDYSTTVICYNSGFGNLSNFNRHFKALTGKTPLEYRRNPGSPLAAFPFVKVN from the coding sequence ATGGAAACTCATTTTTATTCATTTTTTAAGCAACAAAAAAATTCGTTAAGCATAACGGAGGCTAACAGGTATCATGCTTTAAATGATTTTCATTATCATGTAGAAACTGAACTCATTTATATTATTGAGGGTGAAGGGACGCTATTGCTTGGCGATAAATTAATACGGGTATCGGGCGATACGTTAATATTAATTGGCAAAAACACACCGCACATGTTTAAGTTTGATACTTTCACTTACCAGGATGATTTGATGCAGCGTGGAAAAATTCCGTTACAAGTGCAGTTATTAACACTGCATTTTGACCCCAATATTTGGGGCGATGCTTTTATGAAACTCCCTGAAAACGAAACGATGGCCCGGCTTTTCGTTGAAGCTGTAAAGGGGTTGCATATTGAAGGCGAAGAAAAAAGAAACGTTATTGAATTGATGTCGAAATTAGTGAATGCCCCGGTTTATGAACATTTTTCAATTCTGATTAACCTTTTTAATAGGATTGCCATTGGTAATGAGCACCAGTTTTTAACAGAAACGCCCGACGCAGATACTTTTAATAAAACTGACGAAAAACGGCTATCTAAGATATACATATACACGTTAAATAATTTTACGAGAACTATAAAGCTAAAGGATGTTGCTGATATTGTTTATATGTGCCCGAATGCTTTTTGTCGTTATTTTAAACTCCGCACCAATAAAAGTTATTTCGAATTTTTAATTGAAATCAGGATTGACTACGCGTGCAGGTTACTGCGCGAAAAAGATTACAGCACCACTGTAATCTGCTATAATTCGGGCTTCGGCAACCTTTCAAATTTCAACAGACACTTTAAGGCCCTCACCGGAAAAACTCCATTAGAATACCGCAGAAATCCAGGTAGCCCGTTGGCTGCATTCCCTTTTGTCAAAGTCAATTGA
- the ppsA gene encoding phosphoenolpyruvate synthase, with protein sequence MKTEKFILKLTEASIDDIDIVGGKNASLGEMLQNLGGFGINIPDGFIITAAAYYHFISSNKLDEIIKQIIDETNIDDLEALMQCGASIRSLICSGEFPPVLESQIIEGYKKLSQQYNQNNVDVAVRSSATAEDLPDASFAGQQDTFLNISGAESLLVAVKNCFASLFTDRAISYRKAFGYDHFQIGLSVCVQKMVRSDLGVSGVAFSLDTESGFKDAVVINGSYGLGEMIVQGAINPDEYIVFKPLLKESFRAIIEKKLGTKHQKMIYGDTIQERVRVVETSSNDSTQFCLSDDQILQLAKWVVIIEDYYSALKGRWCPMDVEWAVDGNSGELFIVQARPETIHSRKTAGIVIEFKIDDEMRHEKVLLKGIAVGDKIASGRVHLLNGLEKQNIHEINFLPGDIMVTDMTDPDWEPVMKKAAAIITNKGGRTCHAAIVARELGVPAIVGCENATDILKTGQLITASCAEGEAGIIYNGLVFFKKIEQNLADLPEITTPVMMNVASPEMAFQYACYPNKGVGLAREEFIINNYIKVHPLALLKHTELNDAALTEHIAGITKGYASGEDFFIEKLSYGIAKIAAAFYPNKVIVRFSDFKTNEYFNMPGGKYFEPVEENPMIGWRGASRYYSTAYKQAFGMECKAIKKVREVMGLDNVVVMIPFCRTVDELLMVYNTMDEFGLKRGENKLEVYLMAEVPSNVILAAQFAQHIDGFSIGSNDLTQLVLGLDRDSSLVAGLYNERNEAVKMMISHLIRIAKKLNVKVGICGQGPSDFSDFAQFLVEEGIDSISVTPDSFMKTVKAIGQIEQEIKLKQITLPQQLIELQNLTANSLF encoded by the coding sequence ATGAAAACAGAAAAATTTATCCTCAAACTAACTGAAGCGTCAATTGATGATATTGACATTGTAGGTGGCAAAAACGCCTCGCTTGGCGAAATGCTGCAAAACCTTGGCGGCTTTGGCATTAATATTCCCGATGGATTTATTATCACAGCTGCTGCTTACTATCATTTTATTTCATCAAATAAACTTGATGAAATTATAAAGCAGATTATTGATGAAACTAATATAGACGACCTGGAAGCGTTGATGCAATGCGGTGCCAGTATTCGTAGCCTTATATGCAGCGGCGAATTTCCACCTGTTCTGGAATCCCAGATAATTGAAGGATATAAAAAGCTGAGCCAGCAATATAATCAAAATAATGTAGATGTAGCCGTTCGGTCGTCTGCTACTGCCGAAGACCTTCCGGATGCCTCCTTTGCCGGTCAGCAGGATACTTTTTTAAATATCAGCGGGGCCGAAAGCCTCCTGGTGGCCGTGAAAAATTGTTTTGCCTCTCTGTTTACCGATAGGGCAATTAGCTACAGAAAGGCATTCGGATACGATCATTTTCAGATTGGCCTTTCTGTATGCGTTCAAAAAATGGTTCGTTCCGACCTTGGTGTTTCCGGTGTTGCTTTTTCATTGGATACCGAAAGCGGATTTAAAGATGCAGTGGTAATTAACGGATCATACGGCCTTGGTGAGATGATAGTGCAGGGGGCGATAAACCCGGATGAATATATTGTATTCAAGCCCTTATTAAAAGAAAGCTTCCGCGCAATTATCGAAAAAAAATTAGGCACCAAGCACCAAAAAATGATTTATGGCGATACCATACAGGAAAGAGTGCGGGTGGTAGAAACATCATCTAATGACAGTACACAATTTTGCCTCAGCGATGACCAGATTTTACAGTTGGCCAAATGGGTGGTGATCATCGAAGATTATTATTCGGCGCTTAAAGGGCGGTGGTGCCCTATGGATGTGGAATGGGCTGTTGACGGAAACTCCGGGGAACTTTTTATAGTACAGGCCAGGCCAGAAACCATACATTCAAGGAAAACCGCGGGCATTGTTATTGAATTTAAAATAGATGATGAAATGCGCCATGAAAAGGTGTTGCTTAAAGGCATTGCCGTTGGCGACAAAATAGCTTCGGGCCGGGTGCATTTACTTAACGGCCTCGAAAAGCAAAATATTCACGAGATTAATTTTCTGCCTGGGGATATCATGGTTACCGACATGACCGATCCCGACTGGGAACCCGTGATGAAAAAGGCCGCTGCTATTATTACCAATAAAGGCGGCAGAACGTGCCATGCTGCAATTGTAGCGCGCGAATTGGGCGTACCGGCTATAGTAGGTTGCGAAAATGCGACCGATATATTGAAAACAGGTCAGCTAATAACAGCATCATGCGCCGAAGGCGAGGCTGGTATCATTTATAACGGCTTAGTCTTTTTTAAAAAAATCGAACAAAACCTGGCTGACTTGCCGGAAATAACAACCCCGGTAATGATGAATGTGGCTTCGCCAGAGATGGCTTTTCAATACGCTTGCTACCCCAATAAGGGGGTGGGCCTTGCCAGGGAAGAATTTATCATTAACAATTATATCAAAGTTCATCCCCTTGCCCTGCTTAAGCACACCGAGTTAAACGATGCAGCATTAACAGAGCACATTGCCGGGATAACAAAAGGGTACGCAAGCGGTGAGGATTTCTTTATCGAAAAACTATCCTACGGGATTGCCAAAATAGCAGCGGCATTTTACCCTAATAAAGTTATCGTAAGGTTTTCGGATTTTAAAACCAACGAGTATTTCAATATGCCGGGAGGTAAGTATTTTGAACCCGTTGAAGAAAACCCGATGATTGGCTGGAGAGGGGCATCACGGTATTATTCTACAGCATACAAACAAGCTTTTGGAATGGAGTGTAAAGCCATTAAAAAGGTAAGGGAGGTAATGGGCCTTGACAATGTGGTAGTCATGATCCCCTTTTGCCGCACGGTTGATGAACTGTTAATGGTTTATAATACGATGGACGAGTTTGGCCTAAAACGAGGCGAAAACAAGCTGGAGGTCTATTTAATGGCCGAAGTTCCATCTAACGTGATACTGGCCGCGCAATTTGCCCAACATATTGACGGGTTTTCGATTGGATCGAACGACCTGACGCAACTTGTTTTAGGGCTCGACAGGGATTCATCATTAGTAGCGGGTTTATATAACGAACGAAATGAGGCGGTAAAAATGATGATATCCCATTTGATCCGCATTGCTAAAAAGCTGAACGTAAAAGTGGGCATTTGCGGGCAAGGGCCATCCGATTTTTCGGACTTTGCCCAGTTTTTGGTTGAAGAAGGTATAGATTCTATTTCGGTAACCCCTGATTCTTTTATGAAAACAGTTAAAGCTATTGGCCAGATTGAGCAAGAGATAAAGCTTAAACAGATCACCTTACCTCAACAACTCATCGAATTACAGAATTTAACAGCGAATAGTTTATTTTAA
- the fbp gene encoding class 1 fructose-bisphosphatase, with protein sequence MNEIKTLGQFIIEKQKDFPYAKGELSRLLRDLAIAAKIVNREINKAGLASILGDSGTVNVQGESQKKLDVYANEQFIAALRSGGECCMIVSEENDEHINIDSEISKNAKYVVAIDPLDGSSNIDVNVGIGTIFSIYRRTSVSGAATVEDILQKGTSQVAAGYIIYGSSTMLVYTTGKGVNGFTLDPSIGEFCLSHPNLTIPESGTIYSINEGNYIHFPQGVKKYIKYCQEEDKNTSRPYTSRYTGSMVADLHRNLIKGGIFIYPYTSASPKGKLRLVYECNPMAFIMEQAGGKASDGTNRILDLEVYELHQRSPIFIGSRLMVEKAEEFMRVFHQEARKVLNGYALDV encoded by the coding sequence ATGAATGAAATTAAGACCTTAGGCCAGTTTATTATCGAAAAACAAAAAGATTTCCCTTATGCAAAAGGAGAATTATCGAGATTATTAAGAGACCTTGCAATTGCCGCAAAAATTGTGAACCGCGAAATTAATAAAGCGGGGCTTGCCTCCATACTTGGCGATTCGGGTACGGTAAATGTGCAAGGCGAGAGCCAAAAGAAACTGGATGTTTATGCCAATGAACAATTTATAGCCGCGCTACGAAGCGGGGGCGAATGTTGTATGATAGTATCTGAAGAAAATGACGAACACATTAATATCGATTCGGAAATTTCAAAGAACGCCAAATATGTTGTCGCGATAGATCCCCTGGACGGCTCTTCGAATATTGATGTCAATGTGGGGATTGGGACTATATTTTCAATTTACCGCAGGACTTCGGTTTCCGGAGCGGCAACAGTGGAAGACATTTTACAAAAGGGCACCAGCCAGGTGGCCGCCGGTTATATTATATACGGCTCATCTACCATGCTGGTGTATACAACCGGAAAAGGTGTTAACGGATTTACCCTCGACCCCTCAATCGGCGAGTTTTGCCTGTCGCATCCCAATTTAACAATCCCCGAAAGCGGGACCATTTATTCAATAAACGAGGGTAATTATATCCACTTTCCGCAGGGTGTTAAAAAGTACATCAAATACTGCCAGGAAGAGGATAAAAATACATCACGGCCATATACATCCCGCTATACGGGCTCGATGGTGGCCGATCTTCACCGAAATCTAATCAAAGGCGGCATATTCATCTATCCTTATACATCGGCATCTCCCAAGGGAAAATTGCGCTTGGTATATGAGTGCAACCCTATGGCCTTCATCATGGAACAGGCCGGCGGAAAAGCATCTGACGGAACAAACCGCATCCTCGACCTGGAGGTTTATGAATTGCATCAGCGCTCTCCCATCTTTATCGGATCGCGGTTAATGGTTGAAAAAGCCGAAGAATTTATGCGGGTGTTTCACCAGGAGGCGCGTAAAGTACTCAACGGCTATGCGCTTGATGTTTAA
- a CDS encoding cupin domain-containing protein, translating to MIQSNLFQYNEATDWKTVGDGVQRQVFGYDDKVMLVKVKFEKGGCGVLHNHAHSQVSYVESGVFEMTIDGTKKIIRKGDGYYIPPYSVHGCVCLEAGMLIDAFGPCRWEFVDHDHRRYTL from the coding sequence ATGATACAAAGTAATCTTTTTCAATATAATGAAGCAACCGATTGGAAAACCGTTGGGGATGGCGTACAACGGCAGGTGTTTGGTTACGACGACAAAGTTATGCTGGTTAAGGTAAAGTTTGAAAAAGGTGGCTGTGGCGTGTTGCACAATCATGCGCATTCGCAGGTTAGTTATGTAGAGAGCGGCGTATTTGAAATGACCATAGATGGCACAAAAAAAATAATACGCAAGGGCGATGGTTATTATATCCCCCCGTATTCTGTGCACGGTTGTGTTTGTTTGGAAGCAGGTATGCTTATTGACGCCTTTGGCCCATGCCGTTGGGAGTTTGTTGACCATGACCACCGGCGATACACGCTATAG
- a CDS encoding glycoside hydrolase family 2 TIM barrel-domain containing protein: MKRIILFVGILLINLVTNAQQKIRLNNSWEFLKQDIGSIWETVRPLTKDGPDNYPLWQKVTLPHCFNARDAVDPTGNYYQGPGWYRTRLNINNPYKNGRTLLFFEGAGQKTDVYVYSTKVGAHAGGYDEWFVDITQAVEDFKKTDAFAKQFKGTIPIEIRCDNSRDVESIPSQLSDFDVFGGIYRYLDLVYQPALGIDNLFASVVLDKQYKTGTIDVQATFYNPDQVKKAVGNIKITDALGKTVAETVYNIDVDNDGAVPVGKFKVNNPHLWSPNDPYLYEITIDAGGYTRKEKIGFRDFLFADNGPFYLNGKRLLLRGTHRHEDQSGVAAAMTDSMMYQEMRMIKEMGANFIRLGHYQQSRIILNLCDSLGLFVWEEEPWCRGGLGGNKYKEQSRRMLTNMIHQHYNHPSIILWGLGNENDWPGDFPEFDKAKIRAFMSEQNDLAHRLDPSRKTVIRRCDFCKDIPDIYSPTIWAGWYKGKYTEYRKYSEDEFKNVKHFFHAEWGGDSHSGRNSELADKALENIRNSAGIIDTTLFNKSAELLKNADWSENATCNLFDWTLKEQDTMPWLSGSAFWAFKDFSTPIRFDNPLPYMNQKGVVESDLTKKEIYYLVQSYWADKPMAHIYGHNWPVRWGDDGELKMVKAYSNCNEAELFVNGKSYGIKKRNSQDFPAAGLRWMVQFKKGRNELVLKARTGRVTVTDTVSQVYQTEKWGKPAKLKLEKITERNDSVTIQATLLDSKGVSCLDAVNWVSFSLTGNGTLLDDLGTSKGSAKLQAINGRAVISIKTNKGNSVVSVQSPGLQTVFLSL; this comes from the coding sequence ATGAAAAGAATTATACTGTTTGTTGGCATTTTATTGATAAACCTGGTTACAAACGCCCAGCAAAAAATACGGCTGAATAATAGCTGGGAATTTTTAAAGCAGGATATAGGCAGCATATGGGAAACCGTACGACCGCTGACTAAAGACGGGCCGGACAATTACCCCCTATGGCAAAAGGTAACTTTGCCCCACTGTTTTAACGCCCGTGACGCTGTTGACCCAACGGGAAATTACTACCAGGGGCCCGGCTGGTACCGCACCCGGTTAAACATTAACAATCCATATAAAAACGGGCGCACGCTGTTGTTTTTTGAAGGGGCAGGCCAAAAAACCGATGTGTATGTTTACTCCACAAAAGTGGGCGCTCATGCTGGCGGTTACGATGAATGGTTTGTTGATATTACACAAGCGGTTGAAGATTTTAAAAAAACAGATGCCTTCGCTAAACAATTTAAAGGAACTATACCCATCGAAATACGTTGTGATAACTCGCGCGATGTGGAAAGTATCCCCTCGCAACTATCTGATTTTGATGTTTTTGGCGGTATTTACCGATATCTCGATTTGGTTTATCAACCCGCTCTGGGCATCGATAACTTATTTGCGAGCGTGGTATTAGATAAACAATATAAAACCGGTACAATCGATGTTCAGGCTACATTTTACAACCCCGATCAGGTAAAAAAAGCAGTCGGGAATATTAAAATAACCGATGCCTTGGGTAAAACGGTTGCAGAAACTGTTTACAACATTGATGTTGATAATGATGGTGCTGTTCCTGTTGGCAAATTCAAAGTTAATAATCCGCATTTATGGTCGCCCAATGATCCCTACTTGTATGAGATCACGATAGATGCTGGTGGATATACGCGAAAGGAAAAAATAGGTTTCCGCGATTTCTTATTTGCCGATAATGGCCCGTTTTACTTAAATGGCAAGCGGCTGTTACTTCGCGGCACACACAGGCATGAGGATCAATCGGGTGTGGCGGCAGCTATGACCGACAGCATGATGTACCAGGAAATGCGGATGATAAAAGAGATGGGAGCCAATTTTATCCGGCTTGGGCATTATCAGCAATCGCGTATTATTTTAAATTTATGCGACAGCCTGGGTTTATTCGTATGGGAAGAAGAGCCCTGGTGCCGCGGCGGATTGGGTGGAAATAAATATAAGGAGCAGAGCCGCCGTATGCTAACTAACATGATCCACCAGCATTACAATCACCCCTCGATAATTTTATGGGGACTGGGTAACGAAAATGATTGGCCCGGCGACTTCCCGGAGTTTGATAAAGCTAAAATCAGGGCGTTTATGAGCGAGCAAAATGATTTAGCGCATAGGCTTGACCCATCCCGCAAAACAGTTATTCGCCGGTGCGATTTCTGCAAGGACATTCCGGATATTTATTCGCCCACCATATGGGCCGGCTGGTATAAGGGAAAATATACAGAATACCGGAAATATAGTGAAGATGAGTTTAAGAATGTAAAGCATTTTTTTCATGCGGAATGGGGCGGCGACAGCCACTCGGGTCGTAACTCGGAACTCGCAGACAAGGCTTTGGAAAATATCAGGAATAGCGCCGGAATAATTGACACTACACTCTTCAATAAATCGGCCGAACTTTTAAAAAACGCTGATTGGAGCGAGAATGCCACCTGTAACCTGTTCGACTGGACATTGAAGGAGCAGGATACTATGCCCTGGCTAAGCGGATCGGCGTTTTGGGCGTTTAAAGATTTCTCCACCCCGATAAGATTTGATAACCCGCTGCCTTACATGAACCAGAAGGGCGTGGTTGAAAGTGATTTGACAAAAAAGGAAATTTATTATTTGGTTCAGTCCTATTGGGCGGATAAGCCTATGGCGCATATCTACGGGCATAACTGGCCCGTTAGGTGGGGCGATGATGGTGAATTGAAAATGGTAAAAGCCTATTCAAACTGCAACGAGGCAGAACTATTTGTGAATGGCAAAAGTTATGGCATCAAAAAGCGTAACAGCCAGGACTTCCCCGCCGCCGGTTTAAGGTGGATGGTTCAATTTAAGAAAGGCAGAAATGAGCTTGTCCTAAAAGCCCGCACGGGACGTGTTACCGTTACTGATACGGTATCACAAGTATATCAAACCGAAAAATGGGGCAAACCGGCTAAACTGAAGCTGGAAAAAATTACAGAAAGGAATGATTCTGTTACCATACAAGCAACATTATTGGATAGCAAAGGTGTATCATGTTTGGACGCGGTTAACTGGGTCAGTTTTTCGTTAACCGGGAATGGTACGTTGCTGGATGATTTGGGTACTTCAAAAGGATCGGCAAAATTGCAGGCTATTAATGGCCGGGCTGTTATTAGCATAAAAACCAATAAAGGCAATAGCGTTGTTAGTGTACAATCGCCGGGGCTGCAAACTGTGTTTTTAAGCCTTTAA